In Oryzias latipes chromosome 23, ASM223467v1, the DNA window ccctaaccctaacccctaacccctaacccctaaccctaaccctaaccctaaccctaaccctaaccctaaccctaacccctaacccctaacccctaacccctaaccctaaccctaaccctaaccctaaccctaaccctaacccctaaccctaaccctaaccctaaccctaaccctaaccctaaccctaaccctaaccctaaccctaaccctaaccctaaccctaaccctaaccctaaccctaaccctaaccctaaccctaaccctaaccctaaccctaaccctaacccctaaccctaaccctaaccctaaccctaaccctaaccctaaccctaaccctaacccctaacccctaaccctaaccctaaccctaaccctaaccctaaccctaaccctaaccctaacccacgTACCTGGTCCAACACTTTATGCTTCACGGATGGGATTCAGTTAGAGCAACGATCGTTCAGATGAATCCCAGATGGTCAACCcctgagagaagaaaaaatgaaagaatttggatttctaAATTAGACACCCTCCATCCAAAAGGtcttaatgagaaaaaaacaccattattCTAATTGGAGACACTTAACCACGCTTTCCCCCTTTCTTCCAGCAGAGGGAGTTGCTAAACAGTCCTTCTACATCACCATATTTTCTAAATCCCCTGTAAATTGTTTTGCCAGCAGAGGGAGTTTATGAATTCCCAGAATCCATTTCCATATGGCCCTGCCCTAAAGGTTCTAACTCTAACCCTAACCAAATTCACCATGAGCCCTAAACCTAATTAgatattgaaaaaacaaaattattgatCCTATATTTCCTGCAGGAGAGCGAGATCTGAGTGGGGACAGAAATGGTCCGTGCATGAGGGCTCCAGGCGTACAGCTTGGAACCCTAACCCCAacacctaaccctaaccctaaccctaaccctaaccctaaccccctaaccctaaccctaaccctaacccctaaccctaacccctaaccctaaccctaaccctaaccctaacccctaaccctaacccctaaccctaaccctaaccctaaccctaacccctttGCAACCTTggcttgtattatttttttattaaaccgaAGTTGATCGGTAAATCACGTTTCCTAGTTTATTATTAGCATAGCCTCCCAGTATTAGCATAGCTTGTTAGCCACGTGTGACGGAGGTACCTTCTGCAACGGGCCGAATTACACAAGGACCACAGTAAGCCATGCCACCGCGCCCACACGACGACGGATGGATACTGGTGCAGTCCAGAGGAGGCAGACGGAGGGAACGGGCCTATGAACGCGACAGGCCACAGAACAGACGTGCAGCTGCGGATTTTTCCAGCTACCCACGCCGAGACGGACGCCGATCCTATGCGGACGTCACCAGAGAGGGAGCCCATTTTCTGGAGCCGACCTTTTACGGCAGACAGCAGGTGAGACATCGCCCTGCACCGCAGCCGTTCTATAGCGGGCCGCGCTACCCATTTCAAGATGGCGCTCGGCGTGCGCCGAGACCTAGGCCACGCGGTCCCTCCAACCAAAATGGCCGCTACGTCTTTGTACCAGCAGGTGCTCGGAatgaagcccccccccacagggTACAGTCTAATGACCCTGATTTCACAGAGAAGGTGCGTGTAATGAACAGACTGATTAAAGCTGTACACCACCTCACCAATGTGTCCAGAGAGGCTCATCCTCCCTCCCTggacaaaataacaaacaatctAGCTACAATTATCAAACCAGCATCCCCAAATCTACAAACACAGACTTTGATTGACGGCAATGCTAGAAATTGGGCCTTCACGACCGTGCTCATCCTCAGAGAGCATTATCAAAAGAACATTGACTCTGAAATGCAAAAGCTCACCCAGTTTCCTTCACCAGACTGGAGAGGCCCCTTTGAAATAGCCACAACGTGGGCGAAACGTAATTTAGGCAGACGCCTGAGACAGGATACAATAGACCGTGCCCAGGCGGTCATCATTGCCAGGACGACAGAAACAGCACCTCCTGTtcctcttcctgctgctgctgccgtttCTTCTCTCCCAACGCAGACAGCTGACCAGACAGCAGAAGAGGACCCACATGTTGTGATTGAGCTGGCTCCATCATCACCCCCAGTGAACCAGCCTCCCTCCACGAGACCACAGAGCCCAGCTGCAGCACGGCCACCCCCTTCACCACAAAACAGCAGTCATCAGATCACCACGATCGCCCAAATCCACGCAGCGCCTCCACCTGCGCCAATCTCCCGGGTTTCAGTGGAGACTATGACTGAACCCCAGCAGGAGGACTGGTCACCTCTGTTTGACCTGGAGGAGGCAAGTGAAACAGAACTTTCTCCTCCCACATCTCCGTCTCGCCTTTCTCCTGTAATACCTCTTCCAGCACGCATAAATCGCTCTCAAATAAGCTCTACGGCAGAAAGTGTCGTACGAGTTCTCGACATGCAGAAGGCTGACCCTGAAGCCGAAGAGGAAATCACTCTGgagccagaaccagcagatgaGCAGATCACAGCGCTGAGCCAGAGAAGAGTAAGCCAACGCTCCTCCCACAGAGAAGggagtcctcctcctcctgtccaaACCAGCACCATGGAGAGCAGAGGGTACCACACACTCACCCCTGCCACTCTCTCCAAGCTGAGATCCAGCGTGCAATCTCGCCTAGCCATCGAGCCAGCAGAGCAGACGACAActtctgcagcagaaatgcaggTGTGTGCTCCAACACGACACGACAACACACCCCGCAAGTTTACAGAGTGGCACCTGCACATACAACATAAGAAGGTCATCATAGGAGACTCAAACATCAGCCGCCTTCCACCTTTCAAAGGTGGAAATGTACAGTTGGACAGTTTTCCTGGCGCCAGATGGCATCATGCAGAATTTCTCCTGAAGACGGCCACCTTCCAGACGAAACCAGAGGTTCTCCTGCTATCCTTCGGGCTCAACAACAGATCCCAGAGGGATAAAAAAGCTCCAGTGAAAGAGATGATCAAAGCCCTGACTGTAGCAGGACAGAGATTCCCAGACGCCACGATCCTCGTCCCTCACGTCAGTTTTTCACCTCACCTTTCACCAGATGAAAAAGTCGTCCTTATCCATTTAAATCAACACATCCAAGAACTGACAGACTACATCCCCCCACTCAGTGGCTTCTTTGAGACCCAAACTGACAGCATCCACTGGACGGCAGCTACCGCGAAGAGGATGCTCGAACATTGGTCTTCCTGGTTAAACTGAAGCTCCCCTTAAGCCTCTCACAGAGGGAGGGGAAAGATGGAGTTATGAATCTATGTAATaactttgttctttctcttacaCAGCTTTCCCTACTGAGCAGAGGTCTTACTTTCATCCCATCCAAATGTAACAGTAAGAATTTGACCTTTCAATCCAGACATGACTTACAGGAGTACCATCGCAGAATTAAGTTAACTGTTCACTATAAGGACAAAAGCAGCATCCAACCTCAGCCATTTACACTGAAATCTGACTGGACACCCCCATCTGCTACTCTCCCACCACAAATTAACCATTTAATAGACCAGGATATTTCATACTTtgagaatgattttaaaatcattcataaCACTCCAAATTTGAGTGGTGAGGAAACCAAAGCTCTAAAAGAATTAGCCCAAAATAATGATATAGTTATTAAACCAGCTGATAAGGGCAGTCTAACAGTAATTATggataaaaaagattatttatatGAAGGTTACAGACAGTTAAATGATGTAACCTATTATCATAAACTCAATAAACCCATTTATTTAGATACAATCCCCCTAGTAGATacaattattaataatttattgaaaaagaaatttattaataaaaaacaaaaaacttaccTGCAGGGCAACTCGCAACCGAGGCCCAGAcgtttttatatgttacccAAAATCCATAAAGATCCCCAAAAATGGACCGTTCCATCTAAAATTCCTCCTGGCAGACCCATTGTTTCAGACTGTGAGAGTGAAACCTATTATACAGCAGaatatttggacttttttctgAATCCCTTATCTAATAAACATGACAGTTACCTTAAAGATACAtatcattttattgaaaaaattaaacagcTAGTAATCCCAGCAGACTCTTTTCTTTTCACTATGGATATTGATAGCTTATATACCAATATTGACCACAAAGAGGGCATTGACAGTATTAaaagaatttttcaaaaatacccAGACAAAAAACGACCAGATAAAGAACTTCTCCAATTATTAGAGattaatttaaacagaaatgattttgaatttaatggggaattttttgttcaaattaaggGCACAGCTATGGGCAAAAAATTTGCACCGGCTTATGCCAACATATTCATGGCAGAATGGGAATCCTCTGCACTacagaaatgtgctttaaagCCGCTCTGTTATTACAGGTACCTCGACGACATCTGGGGCGTGTGGACGCActctgagcaggagtttgggACCTTCCTGGGGACTCTCAACAGCCACAACCCTTCCATCAAACTCAAATCAACATGCCACGCCTCTTCAGTCGACTTTCTAGACACAACCACATTTAAGGGAAGTGACTTTCACACCACACACAAATTGgacattaaagtttattttaaacccacagacacacatgcactgttacataaaaccagttttcatcccaaacacacatttgcagGTCTGGTTAAATCCCAGCTGCTCCGCTTCCACAGAATCTGCACCCAACAGGCAGACTTTAAAAAGGCCACCAAAATTCTTTTTTCGGCATTATACACAAGGGGTTATTCCCGCTCCTTTTTAAGAAAGTGTTTTAAGTCATTTCAAGAAATTAAACCTATTGATACAGCCCCCCTTTTACCCATTGTCACAACACATTCGGCAGCCACGTGCAGGATGGTGAGAGTCCTCAGGAGGAACTTCCGGGATCTTGTTCAGAGCCAGGGGCTGCTCGAGGAGCACAGATTTCTGCCAGCCTACAGGAGAAACAAGAATCTTAAGGACATTTTAATTAGAGCCAAACTTCCTCCCCCTACACAACCAAAATCCAGAGCACTCAcctcttttttcaaacatttggatTGGATTTGCAGCCaccacaacaaaaatgtgtttccgtCTCTATGCAGGGGGAGCCCCCactctcaaaactgcatttatatTATCTCCTGCTCCACCTGTGGGATACAGTACGTTGGGGAGACTGGAAACACTCTCTTAGTTAGATTCAcccaacacagacacaacatcacaaaacaaaaaaacacagacacttaCCTGGTACAACACTTTATGCTTCACGGATGGGATTCAGTTAGAGCAACGATCGTTCAGATGAATCCCAGATGGTCAGCCcctgagagaagaaaaaatgaaagaatttggatttctaAATTAGACACCCTTCATCCTAGAGgcctaaatgagaaaaaaacaccattattCTAATTGGAGACACTTAaccactttttttccccctttttgtcCAGCAGAGGGAGTTGCTAAACAGTCCCTCTGCATGACCAGATTTTCTAACCCCCCTGTAAATTCTTTTTCCAGCAGAGGGAGTTTATGAATCCCCAGAATCTGTTTCCATATGGCCCTGCCCCAAAGGTTCTAACTCTAACCCTAACCAAATTCACCATGAGCCCTAAACCTAATTAgatattgaaaaaacaaaattattgatCCTATATTTCCTGCAGGAGAGCGAGATCTGAGTGGGGACAGAAATGGTCCGTGCATGAGGGCTCCAGGCGTACAGCTTGGAACCCTAACCCCAacacctaaccctaaccctaaccctaaccctaaccctaacccctaaccctaaccctaaccctaacccctaacccctaaccctaaccctaacctaaccctaaccctaaccctaaccctaacctggcCCTTTAATCGAATTCTAACCCTAACCTGGCCCTTTAATCAAATTCTAACCCTAACCTGGCCCTTTAATTGAATTCTAACCCTAACCAGAGTATTTGGCCCTAACCTTAACCAAATTGAGTACATAGCCCTAACCCTAATCaaattgttgaaatattaaataaaatttagaatttagccctaaccctaaccaaacTGTTGAAATATTAAACCAAATTTAGAATTTAGCCCTAACCTAATCATAAAAACATCATATCAttgcataaatgtattcttgttaaaaacatcataatttgaaaatgtcttattttatataaattcaTTATACGCAATACAAAAGTAagatccaaaaataaaacacatatatAAATGCATAGGGCTATAAAAATTGgcataagaaacattttttaaatataattaaaatcattatgaattttcactaaaagtaataaatattaaGTAAATTTACGTTTTAAATagataaaattgaatttggCAATTGATTCATgcattaaataacttaaaaaacaactttaaaataaagggtataaataaaaagaaactggaaaaaagaaaatgggaaaatacAAGGGGGTGGAGCCAGGAGGCTATATATTGGGACAGGCTGAACAGAGCtcatttctgctctgctctttGTAGGGACAACATCTCCACAAGTGCCAGCCAATTTAGCCACAGTTATTTGCGTGCTGTATAGGCCTGAAGAAGACCTTATTAGAGGTCGAAACGTTGCCGCTATAGCACGCTAATTTTGGTTTCTATTCAATACtgctctttttattctttttttctcttttcttctttttttatattttttttcaaaaaccttctTTGCTCTAACTTGActgtcttattttcttttacgaaaaataaattaaaaatacaaaaaaattaaaacattacaaaaaacgtacaaaaaaataatttttatccacgccttattaaattaaaataacaaaggCGAACctgaaaaccaaaacaatatGGACGGTGAGTGGATACTTGTCCGTCCGCGGAGGGGAGGGAAACGAACCTTCCAAAACCAGAGGGGACTTGGCAATGATGCCCGCTTGGGGATGGACCGTGCACCGCCCAACTTCCACGGAAGGGGGGCCATAACCCTTcgacctaaccctaaccctaacccctaacccctaaccctaaccctaaccctttgcACCGCATTTTGATAGTCTACCAAACTACTCTTCCATTTGTCCCTTTGTATATTCTCCCCTAACTACCCTTAGTAGACTCCTCATCCTGCTACGTATCCTAGTTCTGACCCAGGTTTTATAATgaacagatagatagatagatagatagatagatagatagatagatagatatagatatagatagatagatagatgactttattaatcccacaatggggaaatttcattaatttgtggcagcaacacgacattc includes these proteins:
- the LOC105358296 gene encoding altered inheritance of mitochondria protein 3-like isoform X2; this translates as MPPRPHDDGWILVQSRGGRRRERAYERDRPQNRRAAADFSSYPRRDGRRSYADVTREGAHFLEPTFYGRQQTADQTAEEDPHVVIELAPSSPPVNQPPSTRPQSPAAARPPPSPQNSSHQITTIAQIHAAPPPAPISRVSVETMTEPQQEDWSPLFDLEEASETELSPPTSPSRLSPVIPLPARINRSQISSTAESVVRVLDMQKADPEAEEEITLEPEPADEQITALSQRRVSQRSSHREGSPPPPVQTSTMESRGYHTLTPATLSKLRSSVQSRLAIEPAEQTTTSAAEMQVCAPTRHDNTPRKFTEWHLHIQHKKVIIGDSNISRLPPFKGGNVQLDSFPGARWHHAEFLLKTATFQTKPEVLLLSFGLNNRSQRDKKAPVKEMIKALTVAGQRFPDATILVPHVSFSPHLSPDEKVVLIHLNQHIQELTDYIPPLSGFFETQTDSIHWTAATAKRMLEHWSSWLN
- the LOC105358296 gene encoding uncharacterized protein LOC105358296 isoform X1; amino-acid sequence: MNLCNNFVLSLTQLSLLSRGLTFIPSKCNSKNLTFQSRHDLQEYHRRIKLTVHYKDKSSIQPQPFTLKSDWTPPSATLPPQINHLIDQDISYFENDFKIIHNTPNLSGEETKALKELAQNNDIVIKPADKGSLTVIMDKKDYLYEGYRQLNDVTYYHKLNKPIYLDTIPLVDTIINNLLKKKFINKKQKTYLQGNSQPRPRRFYMLPKIHKDPQKWTVPSKIPPGRPIVSDCESETYYTAEYLDFFLNPLSNKHDSYLKDTYHFIEKIKQLVIPADSFLFTMDIDSLYTNIDHKEGIDSIKRIFQKYPDKKRPDKELLQLLEINLNRNDFEFNGEFFVQIKGTAMGKKFAPAYANIFMAEWESSALQKCALKPLCYYRYLDDIWGVWTHSEQEFGTFLGTLNSHNPSIKLKSTCHASSVDFLDTTTFKGSDFHTTHKLDIKVYFKPTDTHALLHKTSFHPKHTFAGLVKSQLLRFHRICTQQADFKKATKILFSALYTRGYSRSFLRKCFKSFQEIKPIDTAPLLPIVTTHSAATCRMVRVLRRNFRDLVQSQGLLEEHRFLPAYRRNKNLKDILIRAKLPPPTQPKSRALTSFFKHLDWICSHHNKNVFPSLCRGSPHSQNCIYIISCSTCGIQYVGETGNTLLVRFTQHRHNITKQKNTDTYLVQHFMLHGWDSVRATIVQMNPRWSAPERRKNERIWISKLDTLHPRGLNEKKTPLF